In the Eptesicus fuscus isolate TK198812 chromosome 12, DD_ASM_mEF_20220401, whole genome shotgun sequence genome, one interval contains:
- the LOC103301492 gene encoding 60S ribosomal protein L39-like, translating to MSSHKTFRIKRFLAKKQKQKRPIPQWIRMKTGNKIRYNSKRRHWRRTKLGL from the coding sequence ATGTCTTCCCACAAGACTTTCAGGATCAAGAGGTTCCTGgccaagaaacaaaagcagaagcGGCCCATTCCCCAATGGATTCGGatgaaaactggtaataaaatcAGGTACAACTCGAAGAGGAGACATTGGAGAAGAACCAAACTGGGCCTATGA